From the genome of Salvelinus namaycush isolate Seneca chromosome 10, SaNama_1.0, whole genome shotgun sequence, one region includes:
- the LOC120054752 gene encoding MAU2 chromatid cohesion factor homolog isoform X3: MASNVEAPESWYLALLGFAEHFRTSSPPKIRLCVHCLQAVFQFKPPQRVEARTHLQLGSVLYHHTKNSELARSHLEKAWLISQQIPQFEDVKFEAASLLSELYCQQVPNLVDSAKPLLRKAIQISQQTPYWHCRLLFQLAQLHTLEKDLVSACDLLGVGAEYARVVGSEYTRALFLLSKGMLLLMERKLGEVHPLLTLCGTIVENWQGNPIQKESLRVFFLVLQVTHYLDAGQVKSVKPCLKQLQQCIQTISTLHDDEILPSNPADLFHWLPKEHMCVLVYLVTVMHSMQAGYLEKAQKYTDKALMQLEKLKMLDSSPILSTFQVILLEHIIMCRLVTGHKATALQEISQVCQLCQQSPRLFTNHAAQLHTLLGLYCISVNCMDNAEAQFTAALRLTTHQELWAFIVTNLASVYIREGNRHQELYSLLERINPDHNFPVSSHCLRAAAFYIRGLLSFFQGRYNEAKRFLRETLKMSNAEDLNRLTACSLVLLGHIFYVLGNHRESNNMVVPAMQLASKIPDMSVQLWSSALLKDLNKALGNTIDAHEAAQMHQNFSQQLLQDHIAACSLPEHNLISWTDGPPPGQFQAQNGPTTSLASLL, translated from the exons ATGGCGTCCAACGTAGAGGCCCCGGAGTCGTGGTACCTCGCCCTCCTTGGCTTTGCAGAACATTTCCGCACCTCAAGTCCACCCAAAATTCGTTTGTGTGTGCATTGTCTTCAAGCGGTTTTCCAGTTTAAACCTCCGCAAAGGGTGGAGGCCAGAACTCACCTTCAACTCGGCTCGGTGCTCTATCATCATACGAAGAACAGCGAGCTGGCGCGGAGCCACTTGGAGAAAGCG TGGTTAATATCACAACAA ATCCCACAATTTGAAGATGTTAAATTTGAAGCAGCAAGTCTTTTGTCAGAACTCTATTGTCAGCAGGTACCG AATCTGGTAGATTCTGCAAAGCCTTTACTGCGAAAGGCAATCCAGATCTCACAGCAAACTCCCTATTGGCACTGTCGCCTGCTGTTTCAACTTGCG CAACTGCACACTCTGGAGAAAGACCTTGTGTCTGCCTGTGACCTCCTAGGGGTCGGTGCTGAGTATGCCAGAGTGGTGGGCTCGGAATACACCAG GGCGCTGTTCCTCCTGAGTAAAGGAATG CTCCTACTGATGGAGAGGAAGCTGGGGGAGGTGCACCCTCTGCTCACGCTGTGCGGGACGATCGTGGAGAACTGGCAGGGAAACCCCATCCAGAAAGAGTCTCTCAGGGTATTTTTCCTGGTGCTGCAGGTCACACACTACCTGGATGCCGGACAG GTGAAGAGTGTGAAGCCCTGTCTTAAGCAGCTGCAGCAGTGCATACAGACGATCTCTACACTCCATGATGATGAGATCCTGCCCAGTAACCCTGCTGACCTCTTCCACTGGCTGCCCAAGGAACACATGTGTGTTCTCGTCTACCTG GTGACTGTCATGCACTCCATGCAAGCAGGGTATTTGGAGAAGGCACAGAAATACACAGACAAAGCACTCATGCAGCTTGAGAAACTAAAAA TGCTGGACAGCAGTCCCATCCTTTCAACGTTCCAGGTCATTCTGCTGGAGCACATCATCATGTGTCGGCTAGTCACTGGTCACAAGGCTACTGCATTACAAGAG ATCTCCCAGGTCTGCCAACTGTGCCAACAGTCCCCCAGGTTATTCACCAATCACGCTGCCCAACTCCACACTCTACTA GGCCTGTATTGCATATCTGTCAACTGTATGGACAACGCAGAGGCACAGTTCACCGCCGCTTTGCGG CTAACCACACACCAGGAGCTGTGGGCGTTCATTGTGACAAACCTGGCCAGCGTCTACATCAGGGAAGGAAACAGACACCAGGAG CTCTACAGTCTCCTTGAGAGGATAAACCCTGATCACAACTTTCCTGTGAG CTCTCACTGTCTCCGCGCTGCAGCTTTCTACATCCGAGGACTCCTGTCCTTCTTCCAAGGACGCTACAACGAGGCCAA ACGGTTCCTTAGAGAAACTCTGAAGATGTCAAACGCGGAGGACCTGAATAGACTGACAGCCTGCTCACTGGTTCTGCTAGGCCATATATTCTATGTACTGGGAAACCACAGG GAAAGCAACAACATGGTGGTTCCAGCGATGCAGCTGGCCAGCAAGATCCCTGACATGTCTGTCCAGCTGTGGTCCTCGGCCCTTTTAAAAG ATCTGAACAAGGCTCTGGGAAACACCATAGATGCCCATGAAGCTGCTCAGATGCACCAGAACTTCTCCCAGCAGCTTCTCCAGGACCACATTGCTGCCTGCAGCCTCCCCGAACACAACCTAATCAGC TGGACGGACGGCCCGCCACCTGGGCAGTTTCAAGCCCAGAACGGCCCGACAACCAGCCTGGCCAGCCTGCTATGA
- the LOC120054752 gene encoding MAU2 chromatid cohesion factor homolog isoform X4: MASNVEAPESWYLALLGFAEHFRTSSPPKIRLCVHCLQAVFQFKPPQRVEARTHLQLGSVLYHHTKNSELARSHLEKAWLISQQIPQFEDVKFEAASLLSELYCQQNLVDSAKPLLRKAIQISQQTPYWHCRLLFQLAQLHTLEKDLVSACDLLGVGAEYARVVGSEYTRALFLLSKGMLLLMERKLGEVHPLLTLCGTIVENWQGNPIQKESLRVFFLVLQVTHYLDAGQVKSVKPCLKQLQQCIQTISTLHDDEILPSNPADLFHWLPKEHMCVLVYLVTVMHSMQAGYLEKAQKYTDKALMQLEKLKMLDSSPILSTFQVILLEHIIMCRLVTGHKATALQEISQVCQLCQQSPRLFTNHAAQLHTLLGLYCISVNCMDNAEAQFTAALRLTTHQELWAFIVTNLASVYIREGNRHQELYSLLERINPDHNFPVSSHCLRAAAFYIRGLLSFFQGRYNEAKRFLRETLKMSNAEDLNRLTACSLVLLGHIFYVLGNHRESNNMVVPAMQLASKIPDMSVQLWSSALLKDLNKALGNTIDAHEAAQMHQNFSQQLLQDHIAACSLPEHNLISWTDGPPPGQFQAQNGPTTSLASLL, from the exons ATGGCGTCCAACGTAGAGGCCCCGGAGTCGTGGTACCTCGCCCTCCTTGGCTTTGCAGAACATTTCCGCACCTCAAGTCCACCCAAAATTCGTTTGTGTGTGCATTGTCTTCAAGCGGTTTTCCAGTTTAAACCTCCGCAAAGGGTGGAGGCCAGAACTCACCTTCAACTCGGCTCGGTGCTCTATCATCATACGAAGAACAGCGAGCTGGCGCGGAGCCACTTGGAGAAAGCG TGGTTAATATCACAACAA ATCCCACAATTTGAAGATGTTAAATTTGAAGCAGCAAGTCTTTTGTCAGAACTCTATTGTCAGCAG AATCTGGTAGATTCTGCAAAGCCTTTACTGCGAAAGGCAATCCAGATCTCACAGCAAACTCCCTATTGGCACTGTCGCCTGCTGTTTCAACTTGCG CAACTGCACACTCTGGAGAAAGACCTTGTGTCTGCCTGTGACCTCCTAGGGGTCGGTGCTGAGTATGCCAGAGTGGTGGGCTCGGAATACACCAG GGCGCTGTTCCTCCTGAGTAAAGGAATG CTCCTACTGATGGAGAGGAAGCTGGGGGAGGTGCACCCTCTGCTCACGCTGTGCGGGACGATCGTGGAGAACTGGCAGGGAAACCCCATCCAGAAAGAGTCTCTCAGGGTATTTTTCCTGGTGCTGCAGGTCACACACTACCTGGATGCCGGACAG GTGAAGAGTGTGAAGCCCTGTCTTAAGCAGCTGCAGCAGTGCATACAGACGATCTCTACACTCCATGATGATGAGATCCTGCCCAGTAACCCTGCTGACCTCTTCCACTGGCTGCCCAAGGAACACATGTGTGTTCTCGTCTACCTG GTGACTGTCATGCACTCCATGCAAGCAGGGTATTTGGAGAAGGCACAGAAATACACAGACAAAGCACTCATGCAGCTTGAGAAACTAAAAA TGCTGGACAGCAGTCCCATCCTTTCAACGTTCCAGGTCATTCTGCTGGAGCACATCATCATGTGTCGGCTAGTCACTGGTCACAAGGCTACTGCATTACAAGAG ATCTCCCAGGTCTGCCAACTGTGCCAACAGTCCCCCAGGTTATTCACCAATCACGCTGCCCAACTCCACACTCTACTA GGCCTGTATTGCATATCTGTCAACTGTATGGACAACGCAGAGGCACAGTTCACCGCCGCTTTGCGG CTAACCACACACCAGGAGCTGTGGGCGTTCATTGTGACAAACCTGGCCAGCGTCTACATCAGGGAAGGAAACAGACACCAGGAG CTCTACAGTCTCCTTGAGAGGATAAACCCTGATCACAACTTTCCTGTGAG CTCTCACTGTCTCCGCGCTGCAGCTTTCTACATCCGAGGACTCCTGTCCTTCTTCCAAGGACGCTACAACGAGGCCAA ACGGTTCCTTAGAGAAACTCTGAAGATGTCAAACGCGGAGGACCTGAATAGACTGACAGCCTGCTCACTGGTTCTGCTAGGCCATATATTCTATGTACTGGGAAACCACAGG GAAAGCAACAACATGGTGGTTCCAGCGATGCAGCTGGCCAGCAAGATCCCTGACATGTCTGTCCAGCTGTGGTCCTCGGCCCTTTTAAAAG ATCTGAACAAGGCTCTGGGAAACACCATAGATGCCCATGAAGCTGCTCAGATGCACCAGAACTTCTCCCAGCAGCTTCTCCAGGACCACATTGCTGCCTGCAGCCTCCCCGAACACAACCTAATCAGC TGGACGGACGGCCCGCCACCTGGGCAGTTTCAAGCCCAGAACGGCCCGACAACCAGCCTGGCCAGCCTGCTATGA
- the LOC120054752 gene encoding MAU2 chromatid cohesion factor homolog isoform X1 — MASNVEAPESWYLALLGFAEHFRTSSPPKIRLCVHCLQAVFQFKPPQRVEARTHLQLGSVLYHHTKNSELARSHLEKAWLISQQIPQFEDVKFEAASLLSELYCQQVPNLVDSAKPLLRKAIQISQQTPYWHCRLLFQLAQLHTLEKDLVSACDLLGVGAEYARVVGSEYTRALFLLSKGMLLLMERKLGEVHPLLTLCGTIVENWQGNPIQKESLRVFFLVLQVTHYLDAGQVKSVKPCLKQLQQCIQTISTLHDDEILPSNPADLFHWLPKEHMCVLVYLVTVMHSMQAGYLEKAQKYTDKALMQLEKLKMLDSSPILSTFQVILLEHIIMCRLVTGHKATALQEISQVCQLCQQSPRLFTNHAAQLHTLLGLYCISVNCMDNAEAQFTAALRVSDLTTHQELWAFIVTNLASVYIREGNRHQELYSLLERINPDHNFPVSSHCLRAAAFYIRGLLSFFQGRYNEAKRFLRETLKMSNAEDLNRLTACSLVLLGHIFYVLGNHRESNNMVVPAMQLASKIPDMSVQLWSSALLKDLNKALGNTIDAHEAAQMHQNFSQQLLQDHIAACSLPEHNLISWTDGPPPGQFQAQNGPTTSLASLL; from the exons ATGGCGTCCAACGTAGAGGCCCCGGAGTCGTGGTACCTCGCCCTCCTTGGCTTTGCAGAACATTTCCGCACCTCAAGTCCACCCAAAATTCGTTTGTGTGTGCATTGTCTTCAAGCGGTTTTCCAGTTTAAACCTCCGCAAAGGGTGGAGGCCAGAACTCACCTTCAACTCGGCTCGGTGCTCTATCATCATACGAAGAACAGCGAGCTGGCGCGGAGCCACTTGGAGAAAGCG TGGTTAATATCACAACAA ATCCCACAATTTGAAGATGTTAAATTTGAAGCAGCAAGTCTTTTGTCAGAACTCTATTGTCAGCAGGTACCG AATCTGGTAGATTCTGCAAAGCCTTTACTGCGAAAGGCAATCCAGATCTCACAGCAAACTCCCTATTGGCACTGTCGCCTGCTGTTTCAACTTGCG CAACTGCACACTCTGGAGAAAGACCTTGTGTCTGCCTGTGACCTCCTAGGGGTCGGTGCTGAGTATGCCAGAGTGGTGGGCTCGGAATACACCAG GGCGCTGTTCCTCCTGAGTAAAGGAATG CTCCTACTGATGGAGAGGAAGCTGGGGGAGGTGCACCCTCTGCTCACGCTGTGCGGGACGATCGTGGAGAACTGGCAGGGAAACCCCATCCAGAAAGAGTCTCTCAGGGTATTTTTCCTGGTGCTGCAGGTCACACACTACCTGGATGCCGGACAG GTGAAGAGTGTGAAGCCCTGTCTTAAGCAGCTGCAGCAGTGCATACAGACGATCTCTACACTCCATGATGATGAGATCCTGCCCAGTAACCCTGCTGACCTCTTCCACTGGCTGCCCAAGGAACACATGTGTGTTCTCGTCTACCTG GTGACTGTCATGCACTCCATGCAAGCAGGGTATTTGGAGAAGGCACAGAAATACACAGACAAAGCACTCATGCAGCTTGAGAAACTAAAAA TGCTGGACAGCAGTCCCATCCTTTCAACGTTCCAGGTCATTCTGCTGGAGCACATCATCATGTGTCGGCTAGTCACTGGTCACAAGGCTACTGCATTACAAGAG ATCTCCCAGGTCTGCCAACTGTGCCAACAGTCCCCCAGGTTATTCACCAATCACGCTGCCCAACTCCACACTCTACTA GGCCTGTATTGCATATCTGTCAACTGTATGGACAACGCAGAGGCACAGTTCACCGCCGCTTTGCGGGTAAGTGAC CTAACCACACACCAGGAGCTGTGGGCGTTCATTGTGACAAACCTGGCCAGCGTCTACATCAGGGAAGGAAACAGACACCAGGAG CTCTACAGTCTCCTTGAGAGGATAAACCCTGATCACAACTTTCCTGTGAG CTCTCACTGTCTCCGCGCTGCAGCTTTCTACATCCGAGGACTCCTGTCCTTCTTCCAAGGACGCTACAACGAGGCCAA ACGGTTCCTTAGAGAAACTCTGAAGATGTCAAACGCGGAGGACCTGAATAGACTGACAGCCTGCTCACTGGTTCTGCTAGGCCATATATTCTATGTACTGGGAAACCACAGG GAAAGCAACAACATGGTGGTTCCAGCGATGCAGCTGGCCAGCAAGATCCCTGACATGTCTGTCCAGCTGTGGTCCTCGGCCCTTTTAAAAG ATCTGAACAAGGCTCTGGGAAACACCATAGATGCCCATGAAGCTGCTCAGATGCACCAGAACTTCTCCCAGCAGCTTCTCCAGGACCACATTGCTGCCTGCAGCCTCCCCGAACACAACCTAATCAGC TGGACGGACGGCCCGCCACCTGGGCAGTTTCAAGCCCAGAACGGCCCGACAACCAGCCTGGCCAGCCTGCTATGA
- the LOC120054752 gene encoding MAU2 chromatid cohesion factor homolog isoform X5 yields the protein MASNVEAPESWYLALLGFAEHFRTSSPPKIRLCVHCLQAVFQFKPPQRVEARTHLQLGSVLYHHTKNSELARSHLEKAWLISQQIPQFEDVKFEAASLLSELYCQQQLHTLEKDLVSACDLLGVGAEYARVVGSEYTRALFLLSKGMLLLMERKLGEVHPLLTLCGTIVENWQGNPIQKESLRVFFLVLQVTHYLDAGQVKSVKPCLKQLQQCIQTISTLHDDEILPSNPADLFHWLPKEHMCVLVYLVTVMHSMQAGYLEKAQKYTDKALMQLEKLKMLDSSPILSTFQVILLEHIIMCRLVTGHKATALQEISQVCQLCQQSPRLFTNHAAQLHTLLGLYCISVNCMDNAEAQFTAALRVSDLTTHQELWAFIVTNLASVYIREGNRHQELYSLLERINPDHNFPVSSHCLRAAAFYIRGLLSFFQGRYNEAKRFLRETLKMSNAEDLNRLTACSLVLLGHIFYVLGNHRESNNMVVPAMQLASKIPDMSVQLWSSALLKDLNKALGNTIDAHEAAQMHQNFSQQLLQDHIAACSLPEHNLISWTDGPPPGQFQAQNGPTTSLASLL from the exons ATGGCGTCCAACGTAGAGGCCCCGGAGTCGTGGTACCTCGCCCTCCTTGGCTTTGCAGAACATTTCCGCACCTCAAGTCCACCCAAAATTCGTTTGTGTGTGCATTGTCTTCAAGCGGTTTTCCAGTTTAAACCTCCGCAAAGGGTGGAGGCCAGAACTCACCTTCAACTCGGCTCGGTGCTCTATCATCATACGAAGAACAGCGAGCTGGCGCGGAGCCACTTGGAGAAAGCG TGGTTAATATCACAACAA ATCCCACAATTTGAAGATGTTAAATTTGAAGCAGCAAGTCTTTTGTCAGAACTCTATTGTCAGCAG CAACTGCACACTCTGGAGAAAGACCTTGTGTCTGCCTGTGACCTCCTAGGGGTCGGTGCTGAGTATGCCAGAGTGGTGGGCTCGGAATACACCAG GGCGCTGTTCCTCCTGAGTAAAGGAATG CTCCTACTGATGGAGAGGAAGCTGGGGGAGGTGCACCCTCTGCTCACGCTGTGCGGGACGATCGTGGAGAACTGGCAGGGAAACCCCATCCAGAAAGAGTCTCTCAGGGTATTTTTCCTGGTGCTGCAGGTCACACACTACCTGGATGCCGGACAG GTGAAGAGTGTGAAGCCCTGTCTTAAGCAGCTGCAGCAGTGCATACAGACGATCTCTACACTCCATGATGATGAGATCCTGCCCAGTAACCCTGCTGACCTCTTCCACTGGCTGCCCAAGGAACACATGTGTGTTCTCGTCTACCTG GTGACTGTCATGCACTCCATGCAAGCAGGGTATTTGGAGAAGGCACAGAAATACACAGACAAAGCACTCATGCAGCTTGAGAAACTAAAAA TGCTGGACAGCAGTCCCATCCTTTCAACGTTCCAGGTCATTCTGCTGGAGCACATCATCATGTGTCGGCTAGTCACTGGTCACAAGGCTACTGCATTACAAGAG ATCTCCCAGGTCTGCCAACTGTGCCAACAGTCCCCCAGGTTATTCACCAATCACGCTGCCCAACTCCACACTCTACTA GGCCTGTATTGCATATCTGTCAACTGTATGGACAACGCAGAGGCACAGTTCACCGCCGCTTTGCGGGTAAGTGAC CTAACCACACACCAGGAGCTGTGGGCGTTCATTGTGACAAACCTGGCCAGCGTCTACATCAGGGAAGGAAACAGACACCAGGAG CTCTACAGTCTCCTTGAGAGGATAAACCCTGATCACAACTTTCCTGTGAG CTCTCACTGTCTCCGCGCTGCAGCTTTCTACATCCGAGGACTCCTGTCCTTCTTCCAAGGACGCTACAACGAGGCCAA ACGGTTCCTTAGAGAAACTCTGAAGATGTCAAACGCGGAGGACCTGAATAGACTGACAGCCTGCTCACTGGTTCTGCTAGGCCATATATTCTATGTACTGGGAAACCACAGG GAAAGCAACAACATGGTGGTTCCAGCGATGCAGCTGGCCAGCAAGATCCCTGACATGTCTGTCCAGCTGTGGTCCTCGGCCCTTTTAAAAG ATCTGAACAAGGCTCTGGGAAACACCATAGATGCCCATGAAGCTGCTCAGATGCACCAGAACTTCTCCCAGCAGCTTCTCCAGGACCACATTGCTGCCTGCAGCCTCCCCGAACACAACCTAATCAGC TGGACGGACGGCCCGCCACCTGGGCAGTTTCAAGCCCAGAACGGCCCGACAACCAGCCTGGCCAGCCTGCTATGA
- the LOC120054752 gene encoding MAU2 chromatid cohesion factor homolog isoform X2 has product MASNVEAPESWYLALLGFAEHFRTSSPPKIRLCVHCLQAVFQFKPPQRVEARTHLQLGSVLYHHTKNSELARSHLEKAWLISQQIPQFEDVKFEAASLLSELYCQQNLVDSAKPLLRKAIQISQQTPYWHCRLLFQLAQLHTLEKDLVSACDLLGVGAEYARVVGSEYTRALFLLSKGMLLLMERKLGEVHPLLTLCGTIVENWQGNPIQKESLRVFFLVLQVTHYLDAGQVKSVKPCLKQLQQCIQTISTLHDDEILPSNPADLFHWLPKEHMCVLVYLVTVMHSMQAGYLEKAQKYTDKALMQLEKLKMLDSSPILSTFQVILLEHIIMCRLVTGHKATALQEISQVCQLCQQSPRLFTNHAAQLHTLLGLYCISVNCMDNAEAQFTAALRVSDLTTHQELWAFIVTNLASVYIREGNRHQELYSLLERINPDHNFPVSSHCLRAAAFYIRGLLSFFQGRYNEAKRFLRETLKMSNAEDLNRLTACSLVLLGHIFYVLGNHRESNNMVVPAMQLASKIPDMSVQLWSSALLKDLNKALGNTIDAHEAAQMHQNFSQQLLQDHIAACSLPEHNLISWTDGPPPGQFQAQNGPTTSLASLL; this is encoded by the exons ATGGCGTCCAACGTAGAGGCCCCGGAGTCGTGGTACCTCGCCCTCCTTGGCTTTGCAGAACATTTCCGCACCTCAAGTCCACCCAAAATTCGTTTGTGTGTGCATTGTCTTCAAGCGGTTTTCCAGTTTAAACCTCCGCAAAGGGTGGAGGCCAGAACTCACCTTCAACTCGGCTCGGTGCTCTATCATCATACGAAGAACAGCGAGCTGGCGCGGAGCCACTTGGAGAAAGCG TGGTTAATATCACAACAA ATCCCACAATTTGAAGATGTTAAATTTGAAGCAGCAAGTCTTTTGTCAGAACTCTATTGTCAGCAG AATCTGGTAGATTCTGCAAAGCCTTTACTGCGAAAGGCAATCCAGATCTCACAGCAAACTCCCTATTGGCACTGTCGCCTGCTGTTTCAACTTGCG CAACTGCACACTCTGGAGAAAGACCTTGTGTCTGCCTGTGACCTCCTAGGGGTCGGTGCTGAGTATGCCAGAGTGGTGGGCTCGGAATACACCAG GGCGCTGTTCCTCCTGAGTAAAGGAATG CTCCTACTGATGGAGAGGAAGCTGGGGGAGGTGCACCCTCTGCTCACGCTGTGCGGGACGATCGTGGAGAACTGGCAGGGAAACCCCATCCAGAAAGAGTCTCTCAGGGTATTTTTCCTGGTGCTGCAGGTCACACACTACCTGGATGCCGGACAG GTGAAGAGTGTGAAGCCCTGTCTTAAGCAGCTGCAGCAGTGCATACAGACGATCTCTACACTCCATGATGATGAGATCCTGCCCAGTAACCCTGCTGACCTCTTCCACTGGCTGCCCAAGGAACACATGTGTGTTCTCGTCTACCTG GTGACTGTCATGCACTCCATGCAAGCAGGGTATTTGGAGAAGGCACAGAAATACACAGACAAAGCACTCATGCAGCTTGAGAAACTAAAAA TGCTGGACAGCAGTCCCATCCTTTCAACGTTCCAGGTCATTCTGCTGGAGCACATCATCATGTGTCGGCTAGTCACTGGTCACAAGGCTACTGCATTACAAGAG ATCTCCCAGGTCTGCCAACTGTGCCAACAGTCCCCCAGGTTATTCACCAATCACGCTGCCCAACTCCACACTCTACTA GGCCTGTATTGCATATCTGTCAACTGTATGGACAACGCAGAGGCACAGTTCACCGCCGCTTTGCGGGTAAGTGAC CTAACCACACACCAGGAGCTGTGGGCGTTCATTGTGACAAACCTGGCCAGCGTCTACATCAGGGAAGGAAACAGACACCAGGAG CTCTACAGTCTCCTTGAGAGGATAAACCCTGATCACAACTTTCCTGTGAG CTCTCACTGTCTCCGCGCTGCAGCTTTCTACATCCGAGGACTCCTGTCCTTCTTCCAAGGACGCTACAACGAGGCCAA ACGGTTCCTTAGAGAAACTCTGAAGATGTCAAACGCGGAGGACCTGAATAGACTGACAGCCTGCTCACTGGTTCTGCTAGGCCATATATTCTATGTACTGGGAAACCACAGG GAAAGCAACAACATGGTGGTTCCAGCGATGCAGCTGGCCAGCAAGATCCCTGACATGTCTGTCCAGCTGTGGTCCTCGGCCCTTTTAAAAG ATCTGAACAAGGCTCTGGGAAACACCATAGATGCCCATGAAGCTGCTCAGATGCACCAGAACTTCTCCCAGCAGCTTCTCCAGGACCACATTGCTGCCTGCAGCCTCCCCGAACACAACCTAATCAGC TGGACGGACGGCCCGCCACCTGGGCAGTTTCAAGCCCAGAACGGCCCGACAACCAGCCTGGCCAGCCTGCTATGA
- the LOC120054753 gene encoding mitochondrial coenzyme A transporter SLC25A42-like, protein MAHTVQDHQMAQPQAAVLSLPPSGQAKRWTVLDSLLCGALAGAVAKTVIAPLDRTKIIFQVSSQRFSAKEAFRLLYCTYMKDGFLSLWRGNSATMVRVIPYAAIQFCSHDQYKRILGESYGFQGKALTPFPRFLAGSLAGTTAAMLTYPLDMVRARMAVTPRQMYSNIMHVFVRITQEEGIKTLYRGFCPTILGVIPYSGITFFTYETLKKLHAERTRRSQPYSYERLAFGACAGLIGQSASYPLDVVRRRMQTAGVTGQQYGSVLNTMKSIVVQEGVVRGLYKGLSMNWIKGPIAVGVSFTTFDLMHNLLHKLHQLGYFTH, encoded by the exons ATGGCCCATACAGTGCAGGACCACCAGATGGCACAGccccaggcagcagtgttgtctctccctccctccggccAGGCTAAA agatggacagtgttggACTCCCTGCTATGTGGAGCATTGGCAGGAGCTGTGGCCAAAACAGTCATAGCTCCTCTGGACAGAACCAAGATCATCTTCCAAG TGTCTTCACAAAGATTCTCTGCTAAG gaAGCCTTCAGACTCCTCTACTGTACATACATGAAAGATGGCTTCCTCAGTCTGTGGAGGGGCAACTCTGCCACCATGGTGCGGGTCATCCCCTACGCTGCCATCCAGTTCTGCTCCCACGACCAGTACAAGAGAATCCTGGGGGAATCCTATGGCTTCCAGGGAAA AGCCCTTACTCCTTTTCCACGTTTCCTGGCAGGGTCGTTGGCTGGCACCACAGCTGCCATGCTCACCTACCCCCTGGACATGGTGCGGGCCAGGATGGCAGTGACACCCAGACAAAT GTACAGCAACATTATGCACGTGTTTGTGCGCATTACACAGGAGGAGGGCATTAAGACCCTGTACAGAGGCTTCTGCCCGACCATCCTGGGAGTGATCCCATACTCAGGAATCACCTTCTTCACATATGAGACCCTCAAGAAACTACATGCAG AGAGGACTAGGCGGTCCCAGCCGTACTCCTACGAGCGTCTGGCGTTTGGCGCGTGTGCTGGCCTGATCGGCCAGTCGGCCTCTTACCCGCTGGACGTGGTTCGCCGACGCATGCAGACGGCAGGGGTGACGGGCCAACAGTACGGCAGCGTCCTGAACACCATGAAATCGATCGTGGTGCAGGAGGGTGTGGTGCGTGGACTCTACAAGGGCCTCAGTATGAACTGGATCAAAGGGCCTATTGCTGTGGGGGTCAGCTTCACCACCTTTGACCTCATGCACAACCTCCTGCACAAGTTGCACCAGTTGGGATACTTCACACACTGa